One window of the Podospora pseudopauciseta strain CBS 411.78 chromosome 4, whole genome shotgun sequence genome contains the following:
- a CDS encoding hypothetical protein (COG:S; EggNog:ENOG503P2P4) encodes MATAPWTFTPFPPLPPAFLPNTLFYNATSSPSSNVTYQISLSYPFEWGPSSLPTAEITNKTALTVYVTDGNALASTAADHLKRRKPVDPSQPDALVVGIGYPLTDNVYALTQRSIDFGAPIPGDPVPWGADTFIDFINLTLRPWVQDTIFPNVNFTRDAIYGHSSGGLFVTYALITKPDLFDTFIAASPSLTLMNQTVLMNVTRRLGDGMDIPGDIEFGQNQTKPAVFIGYGELEDYPLRRRTQTESQFQARKNLLQRFGPGRYSHELFDRLVGSGRMRDVAVKEYAGMDHAAVGGSALLDGIAYFLDW; translated from the coding sequence ATGGCCACTGCCCCTTGGACAttcacccccttcccgcccctccccccagccttcctccccaacaccctcttcTACAacgccacctcctctccctcctccaacgtAACCTACcaaatctccctctcctACCCCTTCGAATGGGGcccttcctctctccccaCAGCAGAAATAACCAACAAAACCGCCTTGACAGTCTACGTCACAGACGGCAACGCCCTagcctcaacagcagccgaCCACCTCAAACGCCGCAAACCCGTCGACCCCTCCCAACCCGATGCTTTGGTCGTCGGTATTGGTTACCCACTCACAGACAACGTCTACGCCCTCACCCAACGCAGCATCGACTTCGGCGCCCCCATCCCCGGCGACCCCGTTCCCTGGGGTGCAGACACCTTCATCGacttcatcaacctcaccctccgcCCCTGGGTGCAGGACACCATCTTCCCCAACGTCAACTTCACTCGGGACGCTATATACGGCCATTCAAGCGGGGGTCTCTTCGTTACCTACGCCTTGATCACGAAACCCGACTTATTCGATACATTTATCGCCGCCAGTCCATCACTCACGTTGATGAATCAGACGGTCCTAATGAATGTCACGCGGAGGTTGGGAGACGGGATGGACATCCCTGGTGACATTGAGTTTGGGCAGAACCAGACCAAGCCAGCGGTCTTTATCGGATATGGCGAGTTGGAGGATTAcccgctgaggaggaggacgcaGACGGAGTCCCAGTTTCAGGCGAGGAAGAATCTCTTGCAGAGGTTTGGGCCGGGGAGGTATAGTCATGAGCTGTTTGATCGGCTTGTGGGGAGCgggaggatgagggatgTGGCGGTGAAGGAGTATGCGGGGATGGATCATGCTGCTGTGGGGGGGAGTGCGTTGTTGGATGGGATTGCGTATTTTTTGGATTGGTAG
- a CDS encoding hypothetical protein (COG:S; EggNog:ENOG503P04U): MRLIDTSTLKLREFTAYTTSDYPKYAVLSHTWGDEEVTFQDMMTEPLPSEKRGFAKIKATCELARIDGLNFAWVDTCCIDKSSSAELTEAINSMYAWYRASETCYAFLEDLESTTEISASSDFAKCRWFTRGWTLQELIAPTELKFYDKNWVYRGSKHDLAVTLKGITRIPIGILKREQELTTKSVAQRMSWAAFRETTRIEDEAYCLLGIFGIHMPLIYGEGFQAFQRLQQEIVKSIGDMTILAWGSVQGGQGSSEGLQGLFAPSPDAFWIPGVINCLPSLPDITITTRGLRVSRNTWMPLWIHGTTYYLIVGAFSPWTERVSIMQSSSVSALRLSKIGPGIFLRTGLDTEVPVDALYAQHHQSEYYLLTDIPSQINDIYVGYRKHSLHVEVNKTFHVEDAVPHSLWDDADKIFLRESAWQPHARIHYNVVLGVRFKGIGDFSAIEVVVLLDLSSHLPSLIIFQASQAPRLVSKLFGPMSKEHSMMLADLEHLNDSETSLESFVTVSTDRGPARITPVLTETEDVFLSSEEEGSAIPVANLQLQIQDIGDSADSQLVTGEK; the protein is encoded by the coding sequence ATGAGGCTCATTGACACTTCAACGTTGAAGTTGCGCGAGTTCACGGCGTACACCACTTCCGACTATCCAAAGTATGCAGTGCTCTCTCATACATGGGGTGACGAAGAGGTCACCTTCCAGGACATGATGACGGAACCTCTACCTTCCGAAAAGAGAGGATTTGCAAAGATCAAAGCGACTTGTGAGCTTGCCCGGATTGACGGTCTGAACTTTGCCTGGGTCGATACCTGCTGCATCGATAAGTCTAGCAGTGCCGAGCTTACCGAAGCGATAAACTCCATGTATGCCTGGTATCGGGCTTCAGAAACGTGCTACGCATTCTTGGAAGATTTGGAGTCAACGACCGAAATCAGCGCAAGTTCAGACTTTGCAAAATGCCGCTGGTTTACGCGCGGTTGGACTCTTCAAGAGCTCATCGCCCCAACAGAGCTCAAGTTTTACGATAAGAATTGGGTCTATCGGGGGTCCAAGCACGATCTTGCAGTCACACTCAAAGGGATTACACGCATACCAATAGGAATTTTAAAGCGTGAGCAGGAGCTCACCACAAAGTCTGTGGCACAGCGGATGTCATGGGCGGCCTTCAGGGAGACAACGCGCATAGAAGATGAGGCGTACTGTCTACTTGGCATATTCGGCATTCACATGCCTCTCATTTATGGAGAGGGCTTCCAGGCTTTCCAAAGGCTCCAGCAGGAAATTGTCAAATCTATTGGTGATATGACCATTTTGGCATGGGGCTCTGTCCAGGGCGGCCAAGGCTCTTCAGAGGGCCTCCAGGGTCTTTTTGCACCCTCCCCAGATGCGTTTTGGATCCCGGGTGTCATCAATTGCCTCCCAAGTCTTCCCGATATAACCATAACGACAAGAGGTCTCAGAGTGTCCCGAAACACTTGGATGCCCCTCTGGATTCATGGTACAACCTACTATTTGATTGTGGGTGCTTTCAGTCCCTGGACTGAACGTGTCAGCATCATGCAGTCTTCATCGGTCTCAGCTCTTCGACTGTCAAAGATAGGGCCGGGAATCTTTCTGAGAACAGGGCTGGATACCGAGGTCCCTGTAGACGCTCTATATGCTCAGCATCATCAGTCCGAGTACTATCTTCTTACAGATATTCCCAGTCAGATAAACGACATTTACGTTGGATACCGGAAGCATTCACTCCACGTCGAAGTCAACAAGACGTTCCACGTGGAAGATGCAGTTCCGCATTCGCTGTGGGATGACGCAGACAAGATCTTTCTCCGAGAAAGCGCCTGGCAACCACATGCCCGCATTCATTACAATGTGGTTCTTGGTGTGAGATTCAAAGGGATCGGCGACTTCAGTGCCATTGAAGTAGTTGTACTCCTTGACTTATCCTCACATCTACCGAGCCTTATTATCTTCCAAGCCTCGCAGGCACCCAGGCTCGTTTCAAAGCTCTTCGGTCCAATGTCGAAAGAGCATTCGATGATGCTGGCTGACTTGGAGCATCTGAATGATTCTGAAACCAGCTTGGAAAGCTTTGTAACTGTATCCACAGACAGGGGACCCGCCAGGATCACACCGGTACTTACTGAAACGGAAGATGTGTTTCTATCgtcggaagaggaaggcagTGCCATTCCAGTAGCCAACCTCCAGCTTCAAATTCAGGACATTGGTGACAGCGCAGATTCCCAGCTGGTGACCGGCGAGAAGTGA
- a CDS encoding hypothetical protein (COG:S; EggNog:ENOG503P1US) has protein sequence MVLRLTKVWGCHRSHRGKVAGQRQDGSHSHRITAQHLSRIRQCQRFVFSTSNTSSFYFDIMENPEKPAGGQANDLHSMPCVLKLPFESLSTAPISLDQVPAARYRFIDAKPFANGSYLRVVETDILPKNRYAAISYVWKGVPPLNPTANPPPTMTIKSAFNADPISLPALRTACRAALQLECPLLWLDGLCIKQGDEDDKAWQIQRMFSIYEHCHVCLILPGGLSRLVALEEETNWVSRAWTLQEAIAPPRCKVLFSWTHGTCYLESLFYLHVEQVEGDESGAGMTELVSLLAASSRATYLVTKSEDDPTQEKKQMLEMNLIVGDKRPGDRVQRNALIGALDLKGKEGMASAIWRAAMMRVAYRPVDMILSIMGMFGVSLDARQFEHDDRLKAALALMREILARGGRAEWLGVIPSLPPGKVFSTAPNILELGEGVEAHLGDEDAMENGLLWWLQGAPTGFVDEDGYVNVTAPVASVIVSASGESENTTGKGAHSIRDHGHQQWDIIDVQGGSSLPPYVVHIGEKKNYLNGSYPTWSDPENNLFMLVEQESNGGLRVAGYAVGTAQVLSSSGWSTNETIRVKIRSVY, from the exons ATGGTCCTACGCCTCACAAAGGTCTGGGGATGTCATCGTAGTCATCGAGGCAAGGTGGCTGGTCAGAGGCAAGACGGGAGCCACTCACATCGCATCACGGCCCAACACCTCTCGCGAATCCGACAGTGTCAGAGGTTTGTATTCTCTACCTCAAACACCTCATCGTTTTACTTTGATATTATGGAGAACCCCGAAAAACCAGCTGGTGGACAGGCCAACGATCTTCACTCCATGCCATGCGTACTGAAGCTTCCCTTCGAGTCCCTTTCCACGGCCCCCATTTCCCTCGACCAAGTACCCGCAGCTCGGTACCGTTTCATCGACGCCAAACCCTTCGCCAACGGCAGTTATCTCCGAGTAGTCGAAACAGACATCCTGCCCAAAAACCGCTACGCCGCCATCTCCTACGTCTGGAAAGGCGTCCCCCCCTTAaaccccaccgccaacccacccccaacaatGACCATCAAATCCGCCTTCAACGCCgaccccatctccctccccgccctccgcaCCGCCTGCCGCGCCGCCCTCCAGCTTGAATGCCCCCTCCTCTGGCTCGACGGCCTCTGCATCAAGCAAGgggacgaagacgacaagGCCTGGCAGATCCAGAGAATGTTCTCCATCTATGAGCACTGCCACGTCTGTCTCATCCTCCCTGGAGGTTTGTCACGACTTGTCGCCCTTGAGGAAGAAACCAACTGGGTCTCCCGCGCATGGACTCTCCAAGAAGCTATCGCGCCGCCCCGTTGCAAGGTGTTATTTTCATGGACCCATGGCACTTGTTATCTAGAGTCGCTGTTCTACTTGCATGTTGAACAAGTGGAGGGTGACGAGTCAGGGGCGGGAATGACGGAGCTGGTGTCTTTGTTGGCGGCGTCTTCTAGGGCAACTTATCTGGTTACGAAATCGGAAGATGATCCCACGCAGGAAAAGAAACAGATGTTGGAAATGAACTTGATAGTGGGGGATAAACGGCCCGGGGACAGGGTGCAGAGGAATGCGCTGATTGGGGCGCTGGATCtgaaagggaaggaggggatggcCTCGGCGATTTGGCGGGCGGCCATGATGCGTGTTGCGTATCGGCCTGTGGATATGATTCTCAGTATTATGGGCATGTTTGGAGTGTCTTTGGACGCAAGGCAATTTGAACACGATGACAGGCTAAAGGCAGCACTCGCTCTCATGAGAGAGATTTTGGCTCGAGGTGGCCGGGCTGAGTGGCTTGGAGTGATTCCAAGCCTGCCGCCAGGTAAGGTTTTCTCAACTGCACCAAACATTCTGGAGCTTGGGGAAGGTGTTGAGGCGCATTTGGGGGATGAAGATGCCATGGAGAATGGGTTGCTTTGGTGGTTACAGGGTGCCCCGACCGGTTTTGTCGATGAAGACGGCTATGTCAATGTCACAGCACCAGTTGCCTCTGTGATTGTGTCTGCTTCTGGGGAATCTGAAAACACCACGGGCAAGGGGGCTCACAGTATACGGGATCATGGACATCAACAATGGGACATAATCGACGTGCAAGGTGGATCATCGTTGCCACCATACGTGGTTCACATtggagaaaagaaaaactatCTCAACGGAAGCTACCCTACTTGGTCTGACCCTGAGAATAACCTATTTATGTTGGTAGAACAAGAGAGCAACGGAGGGCTACGAGTCGCAGGATATGCTGTTGGAACAGCCCAGGTGCTTTCATCTTCTGGATGGAGCACAAATGAGACAATCAGGGTCAAG ATTAGATCAGTATACTGA
- a CDS encoding hypothetical protein (EggNog:ENOG503PIK0), whose protein sequence is MHFPSLTAILAGLITTVTADGMSVYSKCPPGSGINCPERVGLWYTDFGLHRIDARGGCLYNDVTGVPGIYELCIDWAGGRGHFLASNQPKRCIKQRGARGMQFLSSSTYPV, encoded by the coding sequence ATGCATTTCCCCAGCCTaaccgccatcctcgccggcTTGATCACCACTGTGACTGCCGACGGCATGTCCGTCTACTCCAAATGCCCTCCCGGCTCAGGGATCAACTGCCCGGAGCGCGTGGGCCTCTGGTATACCGACTTTGGACTGCACAGGATTGATGCCAGGGGAGGGTGCTTATACAACGACGTTACTGGAGTGCCGGGGATTTATGAGCTTTGCATTGACTGGGCGGGTGGCCGCGGTCATTTTCTTGCTAGCAACCAGCCGAAGAGGTGTATCAAACAGCGGGGCGCGCGAGGTATGCAgtttctctcttcttccacttATCCCGTGTGA
- a CDS encoding hypothetical protein (EggNog:ENOG503PIK0), translated as MRLSTPLAAAATLLQSATLASAEAWTLFSFIDMEPFQPNWDGGLWHTDFGSHNFKIENEDGCWKNVGVPSIAEVCVDIVRTRAHFIVSGTGQRRCMFLDRGKRGSKSALKCFRDTYDHSCYIELWEEVDCTW; from the coding sequence ATGCGCCTCAGCACTCCCTtagcagcggcagcaactCTGCTCCAATCCGCCACCCTCGCCTCAGCTGAAGCCTGGACCTTGTTCTCGTTCATCGACATGGAGCCCTTTCAACCGAACTGGGATGGCGGCCTCTGGCACACAGACTTTGGCTCCCACAACTTCAAGATTGAGAACGAAGATGGCTGCTGGAAGAACGTCGGCGTGCCCTCCATCGCTGAGGTCTGCGTCGACATTGTGCGCACCAGAGCCCACTTCATCGTCAGCGGGACTGGCCAGAGGCGGTGCATGTTTCTTGACCGCGGCAAGCGCGGCTCCAAATCTGCTTTGAAATGCTTCCGCGATACTTACGACCATTCCTGCTATATCGAgctgtgggaggaggtggactgCACGTGGTAG
- a CDS encoding hypothetical protein (EggNog:ENOG503P91C; COG:S): MLWALLCSCFKFQFGELMRLEKGQEEMYKGRKHVDSFSFTQTHHQVSSQQPQATPVNQFSISTIKMFQLKTLITLLALGGFSAMAAPTENVPVSEHSGISRREDASVYACEHINYLLGLNTKLTAHHEINFPSNWDNKISDIKNNNKNALKCRWYVNRDCQGSSYDTQENQKLNDGNGNFNDSISSWKCCHKGGCFGNRVAGNSTEIENSNAEIKAHV; encoded by the exons ATGCTTTGGGCCTTGCTATGTTCCTGTTTCAAATTCCAGTTCGGTGAGTTGATGCGCCTGGaaaaaggacaagaagaaatgTATAAAGGGAGGAAACATGTCGACTCATTTTCTTTCACTCAAACACATCATCAAGTCTCaagtcaacaaccccaagctACTCCAGTGAACCAATTCTCAATCTCAACAATCAAGATGTTCCAACTCAAGACCCttatcaccctcctcgcttTGGGAGGTTTCTCCGCTATGGCTGCCCCCACAGAAAATGTGCCTGTCTCAGAGCACAGCGGAATCTCTCGCCGAGAGGATGCCTCCGTCTATGCCTGTGAGCACATCAA CTACCTACTGGGACTAAACACTAAATTAACAGCACACCATGAAATCAACTTCCCCTCCAACTGGGACAACAAGATTAGTGAcatcaagaacaacaacaagaatgCCTTGAAATGCAGATGGTACGT GAATCGAGACTGCCAGGGAAGCAGCTACGACACCCAGGAGAACCAGAAGCTCAACGATGGAAACGGCAACTTCAACGACTCGATCAGCTCTTGGAAGTGTTGCCACAAGGGAGGCTGCTTCGGCAACCGTGTAGCGGGCAACAGCACTGAGATTGAGAACAGCAACGCCGAGATCAAGGCTCATGTGTAA